Proteins from one Brassica napus cultivar Da-Ae unplaced genomic scaffold, Da-Ae ScsIHWf_1046;HRSCAF=1464, whole genome shotgun sequence genomic window:
- the LOC106411898 gene encoding uncharacterized protein LOC106411898 isoform X1, whose product MTLRPSFRSRGNPSKAASASRGSDRNQGGSFLISMKEVLDDGGSKPVVETTPTEVVAQDAAPLPEVQVPEADYQAPKGTSEIEPSRHKRPRIDQGGASIRSSSSSSRGGTVGWSFTHSKPGSILDDSWGLAAIMRHLKSVGCPLPALKDLTNRDEYLDIAHCMGQLAGAVNRAQLRFENALCAAPNAGELAEVTEMVKAAKTDLDQARVRISELEAEVTRLGSKADAQQGEIESQKLDIQVKSRRINDLEAARKIAEHQVRELIASSRDSQKNKEAEVKLAVREGKKEVAEAYGKILVCVKEKFARKKDEVDALVYAQELQANADLLKDMLNNKIQSVEEEYNQLVALLPEATTAYEKAQVSDFSVSKLPLPQISESSAPVEAAIGGDGNVIDEGVPAGAGDPIQEEKED is encoded by the exons ATGACTCTGCGACCGTCATTCCGTTCTAGGGGTAACCCCTCTAAAGCTGCCAGTGCTTCTCGTGGAAGCGACAGGAACCAAGGAGGATCGTTCCTTATCTCAATGAAGGAAGTTTTGGACGACGGAGGATCCAAACCTGTTGTCGAGACTACTCCAACTGAGGTTGTAGCTCAGGATGCTGCTCCTCTCCCTGAGGTCCAGGTGCCGGAGGCTGACTACCAGGCTCCGAAGGGTACCTCTGAGATCGAGCCGTCGAGACACAAGAGGCCCAGGATCGATCAGGGCGGAGCTTCCATccgttcttcttcctcgtcctctagaGGAGGGACTGTTGGGTGGAGCTTTACCCATTCGAAGCCTGGGTCGATCCTGGATGACTCTTGGGGCCTAGCTGCGATAATGAGGCACCTGAAGAGCGTGGGATGTCCCCTTCCAGCGCTCAAGGACCTGACTAACCGAGATGAGTATCTCGATATTGCCCACTGTATGGGTCAG TTGGCTGGGGCTGTTAACAGGGCCCAGCTCAGGTTTGAGAATGCTCTGTGTGCTGCCCCCAATGCTGGTGAACTTGCTGAGGTTACCGAGATGGTTAAGGCAGCCAAAACCGATCTTGACCAAGCCCGGGTTCGAATTTCTGAACTCGAAGCCGAAGTGACGAGGCTAGGCTCGAAGGCCGATGCTCAGCAAGGAGAGATCGAGAGTCAAAAGCTCGATATCCAGGTGAAGAGCAGGAGGATCAATGATTTAGAGGCTGCTCGAAAGATAGCTGAGCATCAAGTACGTGAGCTCATTGCCTCATCCCGGGATAGCCAGAAGAACAAGGAAGCTGAAGTCAAGCTGGCTGTCAGGGAAGGGAAGAAAGAAGTCGCCGAAGCTTACGGCAAGATCCTGGTCTGTGTTAAGGAGAAGTTTGCTAGGAAGAAAGATGAGGTCGACGCTTTGGTGTACGCTCAGGAGCTCCAAGCTAATGCCGACCTCTTGAAGGATATGCTGAACAACAAGATCCAAAGCGTTGAAGAGGAGTACAACCAATTGGTGGCCTTATTACCAGAAGCGACAACTGCGTATGAGAAGGCTCAAGTCTCTGACTTCTCGGTCAGCAAGCTTCCTCTTCCCCAGATCTCGGAGAGTTCAG CTCCAGTCGAGGCAGCAATAGGAGGTGACGGCAATGTGATCGATGAGGGAGTTCCTGCCGGTGCTGGTGATCCGATTcaggaagagaaggaagattga
- the LOC106411898 gene encoding uncharacterized protein LOC106411898 isoform X2: protein MTLRPSFRSRGNPSKAASASRGSDRNQGGSFLISMKEVLDDGGSKPVVETTPTEVVAQDAAPLPEVQVPEADYQAPKGTSEIEPSRHKRPRIDQGGASIRSSSSSSRGGTVGWSFTHSKPGSILDDSWGLAAIMRHLKSVGCPLPALKDLTNRDEYLDIAHCMGQLAGAVNRAQLRFENALCAAPNAGELAEVTEMVKAAKTDLDQARVRISELEAEVTRLGSKADAQQGEIESQKLDIQVKSRRINDLEAARKIAEHQVRELIASSRDSQKNKEAEVKLAVREGKKEVAEAYGKILVCVKEKFARKKDEVDALVYAQELQANADLLKDMLNNKIQSVEEEYNQLVALLPEATTAYEKAQVSDFSVSKLPLPQISESSVEAAIGGDGNVIDEGVPAGAGDPIQEEKED, encoded by the exons ATGACTCTGCGACCGTCATTCCGTTCTAGGGGTAACCCCTCTAAAGCTGCCAGTGCTTCTCGTGGAAGCGACAGGAACCAAGGAGGATCGTTCCTTATCTCAATGAAGGAAGTTTTGGACGACGGAGGATCCAAACCTGTTGTCGAGACTACTCCAACTGAGGTTGTAGCTCAGGATGCTGCTCCTCTCCCTGAGGTCCAGGTGCCGGAGGCTGACTACCAGGCTCCGAAGGGTACCTCTGAGATCGAGCCGTCGAGACACAAGAGGCCCAGGATCGATCAGGGCGGAGCTTCCATccgttcttcttcctcgtcctctagaGGAGGGACTGTTGGGTGGAGCTTTACCCATTCGAAGCCTGGGTCGATCCTGGATGACTCTTGGGGCCTAGCTGCGATAATGAGGCACCTGAAGAGCGTGGGATGTCCCCTTCCAGCGCTCAAGGACCTGACTAACCGAGATGAGTATCTCGATATTGCCCACTGTATGGGTCAG TTGGCTGGGGCTGTTAACAGGGCCCAGCTCAGGTTTGAGAATGCTCTGTGTGCTGCCCCCAATGCTGGTGAACTTGCTGAGGTTACCGAGATGGTTAAGGCAGCCAAAACCGATCTTGACCAAGCCCGGGTTCGAATTTCTGAACTCGAAGCCGAAGTGACGAGGCTAGGCTCGAAGGCCGATGCTCAGCAAGGAGAGATCGAGAGTCAAAAGCTCGATATCCAGGTGAAGAGCAGGAGGATCAATGATTTAGAGGCTGCTCGAAAGATAGCTGAGCATCAAGTACGTGAGCTCATTGCCTCATCCCGGGATAGCCAGAAGAACAAGGAAGCTGAAGTCAAGCTGGCTGTCAGGGAAGGGAAGAAAGAAGTCGCCGAAGCTTACGGCAAGATCCTGGTCTGTGTTAAGGAGAAGTTTGCTAGGAAGAAAGATGAGGTCGACGCTTTGGTGTACGCTCAGGAGCTCCAAGCTAATGCCGACCTCTTGAAGGATATGCTGAACAACAAGATCCAAAGCGTTGAAGAGGAGTACAACCAATTGGTGGCCTTATTACCAGAAGCGACAACTGCGTATGAGAAGGCTCAAGTCTCTGACTTCTCGGTCAGCAAGCTTCCTCTTCCCCAGATCTCGGAGAGTTCAG TCGAGGCAGCAATAGGAGGTGACGGCAATGTGATCGATGAGGGAGTTCCTGCCGGTGCTGGTGATCCGATTcaggaagagaaggaagattga